In Trichomycterus rosablanca isolate fTriRos1 chromosome 5, fTriRos1.hap1, whole genome shotgun sequence, the sequence GATTTCCTGATGGTGAAGAACCAGGTTCTGCAATGCTCGGGCAAAGTGCAACAGGCGTGTTACACTAGAAGTAAGCAGCACTGGTTTGTACTGTTCTAAACATGGGAATTGGATCAGTGTAAGGCAGAGGTGTCGTGGCAGGAACATTGTTTACCACACTATTTACACACTGAAGATGTCAAGCCCCTcattattgcttttatatttatctgatatatttaaagtatttagtagatgtttttatccaaagtgacttacatttgtAATGAACACaaaaagcaattaagggttaaggattttgctcaagggcccaatagtgggaACTCCAGAAAGGATGAGTGCATGTCAtgtttattgtgaggaaaaaattGACTATTTCAACAAATATTTCCAAAGAAATGAAACCAGTGGGGAACAGCGTTGTACACACTGCAACATTTTTTGAAGACCACAAATTAAAGTGGACACTGGTTTTGGATCACAAAGCAAATTACTATGTACTGAAATTACTATGCACTAAAATTACCGTAGTCCAGTTTACCATGTATACATGGGTGAGACATTCTGGCTGGTGCTGTTAGTACAAGGCCGATCAGCTTTTAGCTTCCAGCCACAGATGGCTTATAACAAAACTAGTACTAGAACTTGCAACATTCAGACTATAGGTTGGATGTTTTTCTACTGCACATTTCTACAGTTTTATTGCCCCTCCAGCAACTAAAAATGCTACAAAATTTGAGCtgctacaaaagaaaaaaagtattttagcCCCTAAAAGCATCCTGCTTTGCACCAAGTATCAATAGGTGCCATCACTGTATGTGACTGTTGGCACAAAATAGCTGTAAAATATGTGCTGAATACTATACTCAAATATGAATGTCAGCCAGTTTAAATGGCTTTTTATCAGATACATATTTAATATGGTTACACTTTATAGGTATAAGATTTTAAACCAAAAACCTGCAGCTCCAACTAAAACTGAACAGTCATTTAAAGAATTACTAAGTAAATAATAGACAGTTGAAAGACATTTCTGCTTAACTGTAATTATAGATGGGACAGGACCCCTATAGAACAACCTGAGACTAGATAATGTGTCCTCTGAAAAGTCCAAAAGTCAAAAATATTTACCCAACAGCGTTTCTGTCCCCTTTTTGTATGTATATACTCAATCTCCCTGAGCACACTGGTGACCTTTGCTGCTTGCACGACACCCATGCTGGCCTAGAAGGGGAGCAGACAAGGATATGCCTTGTATCTGTTGAGCATCCAGCCAGGCAGGCGTTACCATAGAGAGTGAAGACCTCTTTGAGGTGGCATGATAGCACAGTGGTCCCCAGCCACCAGGCCGCCAGCCGGTACCGGTCCggtggtcatttattaccaggccgcacagaaagaataaataatcagaGATCGCTTCATCAGTAATGAAAACACTACTTTATTACgtgtgttattgtctccaatcacccctaggagggagcagtgtctcgttgTAGCGAAAAAGCtaatttgtgagtagtacagttattctattttaaatccccccgcccctgccggtccgtgaaattatatcttatatgaaactggtcaaAAATGCTCCTTTTACAAAGGGTAACAAAAGAGCAAACCTTCAAATTAagcacaaataataaaaaagacaaatcAACCAGCATTACCAGCATTActacaaagataaaaaaattttattgaTAGCAAATCGATTTGATTAATGCTTCGTTTCTGGCAGACATGCGATAAACCAATACAGAACAATGTGAACGCCTGACGCCATGCGGTGGCCGAGCAGTAGAAATGCATGTCATACATGAAAAGTCATTCTCAATTTtcactaactgctttatcctaagGGTAAGATGGGCACAACACCAGGCAACAcctacttacttatttatttaggtaaatctagggcaatttagagtagccaattcaCATTTTCCACCTTCTTCGGGGAACCCACATGATCACAGGGACAAAATGTAAACCTTTTTACAGTGTCTGAAGGTGAGGATCAAACAAAGATTCCAAGGTCCTACCCAGCATATGCCGCCAATTACATTTTTGTAAGATATAGCCAAATAATAACCAATTATGTgaaaataaatgctttacttTGTTTAAAGTTAGATTTTAGCTTATAAATTAGACTTATTAAGACTTACTCTAGCTGCCATGCTTCATGTATCCTCATGTATGTGTCTGTTCCAGGTTCTGGTGAGAAGGGCTGCTGCAGAATGGAATTCTGTTCAAGACCTGGCTGGAAATGTTGCCACACAGACCTCTGCAATAAGTAAATTGAACACCAGAGAGAGCTAAAGACCACATGAGATTGTTAAGATACTAATTGTAAAAGTAATAGAGCATGTTGAGATAAGATTAAATAAAGATGAAGtcaattttattgtgtttatttgtgtgtgtgtctgtgtgtgtgtgtggtgtttaaacTGAGAGCCTGACGTCGCTGTGCTGATATTGAACTCTAGCATTCAGACTTTGGTctgtttatttgtattgtgtATAAAAGGACACTTGCTGAGTCAGTGTACTATTAAGTCATttaaggtcacagtgggtctaaagtcaccaagaaaagAAGGAATGCATTTTGGACAGGGCAGAAACGTATTGCAGGGCAACATCCGGCCACCCAGACTTTCAGCAATCAAACTTCCACATACTTCTTTctgaaagaaaaaggaaaaccaGTAGAACCTAGATCAAAAGCTTTTATAAATCGGCATTGAATAAATCACTCAAGTCATAACAATACCCAAATACCACCTGTGCCTGTATAACAAAAGTATActgttcaaatgtttatttcaaaTTGATTAATTACTTCCAGCCCATGCTGTAAGACTCCTGTGTTAACGAACTTGTAGACTTTAGGCTTTCTGCTTTAGGATTTCCCTTACATCATCCCACAGCATATTAATAGAATTAAACATTGGATTCTAATTCATCAATCCCATTCATATCCATTATCCAATCCTCATCATCACTTATTTATGTGGTGCCTTTCCTATGCCCAAAGATGCTTTACAACCAAAACACGTGTACACATTAACCAGAAGTAAAACGAAGGACATTAAAGTATACATTCATGTATAACCAGAACCTTGAAAACAAGTAAGTCTTAATAAATGAACATATCGACTGGATGGCCGATACTGGGGAAGCGTTGTTGTTGATTGTCTGGTCAATCCTACCAGAGCAATGTATGTAGCGAGGGCGCCTTCATAGTAATTGTAAATCTCTGATTCTAGGCCCAAATGACACTTTCAGCTACATAGCTCGATTGGTGCATACCTGAGTATTTTGATTCGGAGATTCAAGCAACCTTAATTTCAACCTTATTTTCCTTCTGGAttaataaagacagacagacagacagacagacagacagacagacagacagacagacagacagacagacagacagaaagaaagtatctacctacctacctaaatctatctatctagtattCCAAAGCTAAATACTAACCCCCTGGACATATTGCGAAAACCACTGGCCCTATGTTTGCAACACTTCAGAGCCATAAGTCAAAGATTGATTGAAGTGATGGGATACTCACCCACCAACCAGTCCAATAAGCGCAGTATGCCGAAGAGAGCGTTGAGGAAGAAGGCTTTAAGGCACAGCGTGGATAAGATTGCATTGATTGGTGATAAAGTCCAATGATTTGGAGGGCATGTATGTAAAAATTCAATATGCCATACAGCACAATGGTTGTGCAATATGACTCCAGGGCCAGGTAAGAAACCAATCCAGTTCAGCAAATGTAACCCAACAACAACAGAACAGTCAGAATAAAACAAAACTCACACATGCCGAGAAGTGGCTGCCAATGGTGCCCATCAATCTCTCAGCAGAAACAGAAATGGCAATCTTACAACTTATTTAAGCCTCAGGTAATAGACTTGCTAAGTTGCCCTGCCACTTTCCTGTAAACTAATTTTGAATTCAGTCTTGCAATAATTATTGCAAGGTAGGTTGAAAAACAATACATCCTCCACCATATTAAACAGTTgggttttaaatgtgtttttatttttttgttattaatattatttggaTGATTTTTGTAATGGTTTTTGCAACACCACACATCTTCAGAGgtcttttaaaatgtactttgcTTGAGGTATGATTTACATAAACAGATCTTTGTTGAGAATAACAGAGTCAGACATGGGgtatgtctgaaaacctagtgagctctctacatggacagcattttacattctACACACTTCAGAGAAgcaggctgtctaaattcttagagagcttaaaatgctgcctactagtggtgggcggatcgatccaaatatcgatattatcgataccaacgttggtattggtatcggatcgatactagtgtgatgggatcgatactttagttttactttttctccgctacattcagaacgtttctcccgtttcgtcagaaagtaaagaccacGTCTGTACAGACTCctccgctcctctcacatcttacatgtacacctcgctcctcccctcttgctctgctgtgttttgttgagTATCGTTACGTTacgttgttaaaatcctaacagacatcagtacattggtagcATTGGAATAttgtaagtttttaaatactttgcttTACAGATACAGAAATTggggcaattttatggaaataatagtgtaaactatacataCGTAAAATACGGACacaccttacgcactttgcgcaccctacgcaaatgaatcggagcatgtagtgaggctcttattcccgTGTTTTGGtaaatgagagctcttttcttttaacTTCGTGCTGGTGTGACGGGTCGTCTCCCTCCCTGCCACTATATGGCACTGTGCCAACTCGGAGTGTCTTGCTTGAAGGGAAGCATAATGcacccttatatatatatatatatatatatatatatatatatatatatatatatacagacccattccaaaaaattagaatatcatggaaaagttgatttatttccatAATTCCATTCCAAGAGTTAAACTTTCATAGATTATAGATTCAGGGCCCACAATTTAAACAATTtcaagtatttatttgtttattttttacataatttGGGCTTCCAGCTCATAAAACCCACGAAAACAGGATTTCAAAAAATTTGAATACTGTGGAGAAATCAGCCCAAATTTTGCAGGGCATGAATGTTTTAAACTGAGTGTGACGCACTAATCACCTACTAAACTCAAAGCACCTGCACAGGTTTCCCCAGGTGTCATTAAATTGCTTCAGTTTGGTTCAATTGTCTCAGTTCAGTTCAATATGGGGAAGACTGCAGACCTAACAACTGGCCAGAAGACCATCATTGATACCCTCCATAGGATGGGTAAGCCACAACAGTTCATAGCTAaggaggctggctgttcacagagtgcTGTGTCCAAGCATATCAATGTAAAGTCTAGTGGAAGGACAAAATGTGGCAGGAGAAGATGCACCAGCAAAAGAGATGACCGTGGGCTTCAGCGGATTATCAAAAAGAGAAGATTCAAGAATCTGGCAGAGATCCAGAAAGAGTGGAATGAGGCAGGAGTCACAGCTTCAAAAACCACCACATTCAGACGCATCCGGGAGATGGGCTACAACTGTCGGGTTCCTCGGGTCAAGCCACTTCTGAACCTGAGCCAACGTAGGAAGCGTCTCAAATGGGCCAAAGAGAAGAAGGGCTGGACCGTTGGCCAGTGGTCCAAGGTCCTCTTTTCCGATGAAAGTAAAGTGTGCTTTTCATTCGGGAATCAAGGTCCAAGGGTTTGGAGG encodes:
- the wu:fj16a03 gene encoding uncharacterized protein wu:fj16a03: MKAWFLLCLLLPLCLGVAADFKIKCYGEDFLMVKNQVLQCSGKVQQACYTRSSGEKGCCRMEFCSRPGWKCCHTDLCNK